A part of Jiangella alba genomic DNA contains:
- a CDS encoding ABC transporter permease: MAAAWLRLELRRRWRSLLVLALLVALAAGTVMTAVAGARRGASGMDRLQAATQPATVLVVPNIPGFDWAPVRALPGVEALGRLAFTGYEIDGRPGGESFMVPPADAQTMHALERPVVLAGRLADAGRADEVVVTPAFLRTYGRSVGDTVRLGLYTPEQVDTGQVPGAARTNLVSGVWLLTYQQQAAAVAAGLQPDPGAPADGPVVEATIVGVVRSPMFGDQLDAPGFLVPSAGLVAAHPESFFGAEGVASTGALVRLSGGAAAIPAFRAALAEATGRPDLTVHDLTAPAAAIGETLRFEATALYVLAGVAAVAGVFLIGGSAGRQVASMLGSLRVLSAVGMTPRQVAGAAATGPAVAAAAGTVLGAAVAVVVSRWFPVGSASFHEPAPGVSVDPAVLVPGVLLPPLLVAVTAAVLARAGLADRPARRRTSAVTRLVAGARLPVPVVLGTRFALERGAAGARSPVRPALAGAVVGVTGVLAALTFSDAARDAAQTPFRFGVVHQAEAWVGFDRGRLASAEDVFPALADVPGVRGVDDVRGQLGDAGDAQVMVVSFHPVGEPLNYLVTAGRMPSGRGEALVSLAASGDLGVGVGDVLPMAGSGGAAELAVVGVAVLDPGFGTAVVVAPSTYDALFDGAFLFQYAAIGLDPAADPAAVLPALAAAVPDQTYGIRPFEFSSPPELRLMRSVPVVLGGCVALLAAGAVGHGLVTAVRQRRRELAVLRAVGMTPAQSTVAVTAQSLVLALAGLAFGVPLGLALGRTVWRSVATTMRAHYVAPGGWQLVAVVALLTVLAAVLLAAWPARRAASLRVGSVLRAE; the protein is encoded by the coding sequence ATGGCGGCGGCGTGGCTGCGGCTGGAGCTGCGCCGCCGATGGCGGTCGCTGCTGGTGCTGGCGCTGCTGGTGGCGCTGGCCGCGGGGACGGTCATGACGGCGGTCGCGGGCGCCCGGCGCGGCGCGTCCGGCATGGACCGGCTCCAGGCCGCCACCCAGCCGGCGACGGTGCTGGTGGTGCCGAACATCCCGGGCTTCGACTGGGCGCCGGTGCGCGCGCTGCCCGGCGTCGAGGCGCTCGGGCGCCTGGCGTTCACGGGCTACGAGATCGACGGACGGCCGGGCGGGGAGTCGTTCATGGTCCCGCCCGCCGATGCGCAGACCATGCACGCGCTCGAACGCCCGGTCGTCCTGGCGGGCCGGCTCGCGGACGCCGGCCGGGCGGACGAGGTGGTGGTGACGCCGGCGTTCCTGCGCACGTACGGGCGATCGGTCGGCGACACCGTGCGGCTGGGCCTCTACACGCCCGAGCAGGTGGACACCGGCCAGGTGCCCGGCGCCGCCCGGACGAACCTGGTGTCCGGCGTGTGGCTCCTGACCTACCAGCAACAGGCCGCGGCCGTCGCGGCCGGGCTGCAGCCCGATCCGGGCGCGCCGGCGGATGGGCCCGTCGTCGAGGCCACCATCGTCGGGGTCGTGCGGTCGCCGATGTTCGGCGACCAGCTGGACGCGCCCGGCTTCCTGGTGCCGTCGGCCGGGCTGGTCGCGGCCCACCCGGAGAGCTTCTTCGGCGCCGAGGGCGTGGCGTCGACCGGCGCGCTGGTGCGGCTGTCCGGCGGCGCGGCCGCGATCCCCGCCTTCCGGGCCGCCCTGGCCGAGGCGACGGGGCGTCCCGACCTCACCGTCCACGACCTGACGGCGCCCGCCGCGGCCATCGGCGAGACGCTGCGGTTCGAGGCCACCGCGCTGTACGTCCTGGCCGGCGTCGCCGCCGTCGCCGGGGTGTTCCTGATCGGCGGGTCGGCCGGCCGGCAGGTCGCCTCGATGCTGGGGAGCCTGCGGGTGCTGTCGGCCGTCGGCATGACGCCGCGGCAGGTCGCCGGCGCCGCCGCGACGGGCCCGGCCGTGGCCGCGGCGGCCGGGACGGTGCTCGGCGCGGCCGTGGCGGTGGTCGTGTCGCGCTGGTTCCCGGTGGGGTCCGCGAGCTTCCACGAGCCCGCGCCGGGCGTCAGCGTCGACCCGGCCGTGCTGGTCCCGGGGGTGCTGCTCCCGCCGCTGCTGGTCGCGGTCACGGCGGCGGTCCTCGCCCGGGCCGGCCTGGCGGACCGGCCGGCGCGGCGGCGGACGTCCGCCGTGACCCGGCTCGTGGCCGGCGCCCGGTTGCCGGTCCCGGTGGTCCTGGGCACCCGGTTCGCGCTGGAGCGCGGCGCCGCGGGTGCCCGGTCGCCGGTGCGGCCCGCGCTGGCCGGCGCCGTCGTCGGGGTGACCGGGGTGCTGGCGGCCCTGACGTTCTCGGACGCGGCCCGCGACGCGGCGCAGACCCCGTTCCGGTTCGGGGTGGTGCACCAGGCCGAGGCGTGGGTCGGCTTCGACCGCGGCCGGCTCGCGTCGGCCGAGGACGTCTTCCCGGCCCTGGCGGACGTGCCGGGCGTGCGCGGGGTCGACGACGTCCGTGGCCAGCTCGGCGACGCCGGCGACGCCCAGGTCATGGTGGTCTCGTTCCACCCGGTCGGCGAGCCGCTGAACTACCTGGTGACGGCGGGCCGGATGCCGTCCGGCCGCGGCGAGGCGCTCGTCTCCCTGGCCGCGTCCGGTGACCTCGGCGTGGGCGTCGGCGACGTGCTCCCAATGGCGGGCAGCGGCGGCGCGGCGGAGCTCGCGGTCGTCGGCGTCGCCGTCCTGGACCCGGGGTTCGGCACCGCGGTCGTCGTGGCCCCGTCCACCTACGATGCGCTGTTCGACGGCGCCTTCCTGTTCCAGTACGCCGCGATCGGCCTGGACCCGGCGGCCGACCCGGCGGCCGTGCTCCCGGCGCTGGCGGCCGCCGTCCCGGACCAGACCTACGGGATCCGCCCGTTCGAATTCAGCAGCCCGCCGGAGCTGCGGCTCATGCGGTCGGTCCCGGTCGTGCTCGGAGGCTGCGTGGCGCTGCTCGCCGCGGGAGCCGTCGGGCACGGCCTGGTGACGGCCGTGCGGCAGCGCCGCCGCGAGCTGGCCGTGCTCCGGGCGGTCGGGATGACGCCGGCGCAGTCGACCGTCGCGGTGACCGCGCAGTCGCTCGTGCTGGCGCTGGCCGGCCTGGCCTTCGGCGTGCCGCTCGGCCTGGCGCTGGGCCGGACGGTCTGGCGGTCGGTCGCCACGACGATGCGCGCGCACTACGTCGCGCCGGGCGGCTGGCAGCTGGTGGCGGTGGTGGCGCTGCTCACCGTGCTGGCGGCGGTGCTGCTGGCGGCCTGGCCGGCGCGGCGGGCGGCGTCGTTGCGGGTGGGCTCCGTGCTGAGGGCCGAGTGA
- a CDS encoding response regulator — protein MAGSPHTPHAEAPPAVVDVLVVDDQETYLSVARYVVGATPGFRVAGEATSGEDAVRLAAALRPGLVLMDINLPGISGIEATRRLLAAAPDAVVLLMSTYPASDLPQDARASGARAYVHKEDLAPDVLVAVMAGRLDPGF, from the coding sequence ATGGCCGGCAGTCCGCACACCCCCCACGCCGAGGCTCCGCCCGCCGTCGTCGACGTCCTCGTGGTCGACGACCAGGAGACCTACCTGTCCGTCGCCCGGTACGTCGTCGGCGCCACACCCGGGTTCCGGGTCGCCGGCGAGGCCACCAGCGGCGAGGACGCGGTGCGGCTCGCGGCGGCGCTGCGGCCCGGGCTGGTGCTGATGGACATCAACCTGCCCGGCATCTCCGGCATCGAGGCCACCCGCCGGCTGCTCGCGGCCGCGCCCGACGCCGTCGTGCTGCTGATGTCGACGTACCCGGCGTCCGACCTGCCGCAGGACGCCCGCGCCAGCGGCGCCCGGGCCTACGTCCACAAGGAGGACCTCGCGCCCGACGTCCTGGTCGCGGTCATGGCCGGTCGTCTCGATCCCGGCTTCTGA
- a CDS encoding ABC-F family ATP-binding cassette domain-containing protein, producing the protein MGHVDLNAVSFTLPDGRVLLDDVSFRVGDGAKVALVGANGSGKTTLLRIVAGDLTAHDGAVTRSGGLGVMRQFVARDAQDVRDLLLSVAPPRVRAAAAAVDAAELAMMDRDDEPTQMSYAAALGEWADAGGYETEVLWDVCTTAALGIPFERCRWREVSSLSGGEQKRLVLEALLRGPDEVLLLDEPDNFLDVPAKRWLEDRLLESAKTVLYVSHDRELLHRTATRVVTVELGAAGNTAWVHPGGFSSYHEARRERFARLEELRRRWDEEHEKLRQLMLMYKQKAAYNSDMANRYQAAQTRLRRFEEAGPPEDQPREQNLRIRLRGGRTGKRAVVCESLELTGLMKPFDLEVWYGERVAVLGSNGSGKSHFLRLLAAGGTDPEPEHEPVDDVPIAPVLHTGVARLGARVRPGWFAQTHDHPELVGRTLLEILHRGDGRRAGMPREEASRALDRYELAHAADQAFESLSGGQQARLQILLLELSGATLLLLDEPTDNLDLVSAEALQDGLEAFEGTVLAVTHDRWFARDFDRFLVFGANGTVYEAPEPVWDEGRVSRVR; encoded by the coding sequence ATGGGCCACGTCGACCTCAACGCCGTCTCCTTCACCCTGCCCGACGGCCGGGTGCTGCTCGACGACGTCTCGTTCCGGGTCGGCGACGGCGCCAAGGTCGCGCTGGTCGGGGCCAACGGGTCCGGCAAGACCACGCTGCTGCGCATCGTCGCCGGCGACCTCACGGCGCACGACGGCGCCGTCACGCGCAGCGGCGGGCTCGGCGTCATGCGGCAGTTCGTCGCCCGCGACGCCCAGGACGTCCGCGACCTCCTGCTCTCGGTGGCGCCGCCGCGCGTGCGGGCCGCCGCTGCCGCCGTCGACGCCGCCGAGCTGGCCATGATGGACCGCGACGACGAACCCACCCAGATGTCGTACGCGGCCGCGCTCGGCGAGTGGGCCGACGCCGGCGGCTACGAGACCGAGGTGCTGTGGGACGTCTGCACCACGGCCGCGCTGGGCATCCCGTTCGAGCGGTGCCGCTGGCGCGAGGTGTCGTCGCTGTCCGGCGGTGAGCAGAAGCGGCTGGTGCTCGAGGCGCTGCTGCGCGGGCCCGACGAAGTGCTGCTGCTCGACGAGCCCGACAACTTCCTCGACGTCCCGGCCAAACGCTGGCTCGAGGACCGCCTGCTCGAGTCCGCCAAGACCGTCCTCTACGTCAGCCACGACCGCGAGCTGCTGCACCGCACCGCCACCCGCGTCGTCACCGTCGAGCTCGGCGCCGCCGGCAACACCGCGTGGGTGCATCCGGGCGGGTTCAGCAGCTACCACGAGGCCCGGCGCGAGCGGTTCGCCCGGCTCGAGGAGCTGCGCCGGCGCTGGGACGAAGAGCACGAGAAGCTGCGTCAGCTCATGCTGATGTACAAGCAGAAGGCCGCCTACAACTCCGACATGGCCAACCGCTACCAGGCGGCGCAGACCCGGCTGCGGCGGTTCGAGGAGGCCGGCCCGCCGGAAGACCAGCCGCGCGAGCAGAACCTCCGCATCCGGCTGCGCGGCGGACGCACCGGCAAGCGCGCCGTCGTCTGCGAGTCGCTCGAGCTCACCGGCCTGATGAAGCCATTCGACCTCGAGGTCTGGTACGGCGAGCGGGTCGCCGTCCTCGGCTCCAACGGCTCCGGCAAGTCGCACTTCCTGCGGCTGCTCGCCGCCGGCGGCACCGACCCCGAACCCGAGCACGAACCCGTCGACGACGTTCCCATCGCGCCGGTCCTGCACACCGGGGTGGCGCGGCTGGGCGCGCGGGTGCGTCCGGGCTGGTTCGCGCAGACCCACGACCACCCCGAGCTGGTCGGCCGCACCCTCCTCGAGATCCTGCACCGCGGCGACGGACGGCGGGCCGGCATGCCGCGCGAAGAGGCCAGCCGGGCGCTCGACCGGTACGAGCTCGCGCACGCCGCCGACCAAGCGTTCGAGTCGCTGTCCGGCGGGCAGCAGGCGCGGCTGCAGATCCTGCTGCTCGAGCTGTCCGGCGCCACGCTGCTGCTGCTCGACGAGCCCACCGACAACCTCGACCTCGTGTCGGCCGAGGCGCTGCAGGACGGCCTCGAGGCGTTCGAGGGCACGGTGCTCGCCGTCACCCACGACCGCTGGTTCGCCCGCGACTTCGACCGATTCCTCGTGTTCGGCGCCAACGGCACCGTCTACGAGGCACCCGAACCGGTCTGGGACGAAGGCCGCGTCAGCCGGGTGCGCTGA
- a CDS encoding FtsX-like permease family protein — protein MAAAWLRLELRRRWRSLLVLALLVALAAGTVLTAVAGARRGASAVDRLLERTLPADVAVLPNQPGFDWDAVRDLPGVTALSTFGSAPYVVDGVPAESLGGAVGPDTMVTVERPAVLAGRLPDPHRADEATVTPRFVETYGLGVGDTVTIRLFRPESFAAYRADPSLPPDGPVVEARIVGVVRSFWHGDGLGGQGLLTSSAGLFERYPAELGAGAPDEIFNAIARLDGGAAAIPAFQAQLERLTGRTIDVWDLGEAFHQHARDVTGFEADALLVFALAAAAAAVFLVGQPVARYVAASVADLQALRGVGMLPRQVVASAALGPVLAAAAGAGLGVAGAVAASRWFPIGSAATLEPAPGVDADVAVLVGGLLAVPVLVAVAAGTAAVLAVRAARSAPHPRRSAVAGAVAAAGLPVPVVVGARFALEPGRGRQAVPVRPALLGAVTGVAGVLAAFTFSSGVDDATGDLRTFGQTHQLLAYLDDGEDAPPASDVLAAAAADPDVAAVNDARIGAAEIGGVSAAVYAYAPVGDGVPDVVVLEGRMPARADEIVLAPATAAAAGAGVGDRVDLAATGGTGSATVTGIAYLPDGSHNDYTTGSWATRDGYDALFAGDVKFHEAHVELRPGADAAAVAARLAETTGVGFAPPEPPTPVAEIRQIRTLPVVLAGFLAVLALGAVGHALATAVRRRRHELAVLRAVGLTRRQSRAVVTTQASVLALAGLLIGVPLGVALGRTVWRYVADTTPLLYVPPVAALALALVPPVALVAANLLAAWPSQRAASLRVSSVLRAE, from the coding sequence ATGGCGGCGGCGTGGCTGCGGCTGGAGCTGCGACGGCGGTGGCGGTCGCTGCTGGTGCTGGCGCTGCTGGTGGCGCTGGCCGCGGGGACGGTGCTGACGGCGGTCGCGGGCGCCCGGCGCGGCGCGAGCGCCGTCGACCGGCTGCTGGAGCGGACGCTGCCCGCGGACGTCGCGGTGCTGCCGAACCAGCCCGGCTTCGACTGGGACGCGGTGCGCGACCTGCCCGGGGTGACCGCGCTGTCCACCTTCGGCAGCGCGCCCTACGTCGTCGACGGCGTGCCGGCCGAGTCGCTCGGCGGCGCCGTCGGCCCGGACACGATGGTCACGGTGGAGCGGCCGGCCGTCCTCGCCGGGCGGCTGCCCGACCCGCACCGCGCCGACGAGGCGACGGTGACCCCGCGGTTCGTCGAGACCTACGGTCTGGGCGTCGGCGACACCGTGACGATCCGGCTGTTCCGGCCCGAGTCGTTCGCCGCCTACCGGGCCGATCCGTCGCTGCCGCCGGACGGGCCGGTCGTCGAGGCGCGCATCGTCGGCGTCGTCCGGTCGTTCTGGCACGGCGACGGCCTCGGCGGGCAGGGGCTGCTGACGTCGTCGGCCGGGCTGTTCGAGCGGTACCCGGCCGAGCTGGGCGCGGGGGCGCCGGACGAGATCTTCAACGCGATCGCCCGGCTCGACGGCGGCGCCGCGGCCATCCCGGCGTTCCAGGCCCAGCTGGAGCGGCTCACCGGCCGCACCATCGACGTCTGGGACCTGGGCGAGGCCTTCCACCAGCACGCCCGCGACGTCACCGGCTTCGAGGCCGACGCGCTGCTGGTGTTCGCGCTGGCCGCGGCCGCCGCTGCGGTGTTCCTGGTCGGGCAGCCGGTCGCCCGCTACGTCGCCGCGTCCGTCGCCGACCTGCAGGCGCTGCGGGGCGTCGGAATGCTGCCGCGGCAGGTGGTCGCGTCGGCGGCGCTCGGGCCGGTGCTGGCGGCGGCCGCAGGCGCGGGGCTGGGCGTGGCGGGCGCGGTGGCGGCGTCGCGGTGGTTCCCGATCGGCTCCGCGGCGACGCTGGAGCCTGCTCCCGGCGTCGACGCCGACGTCGCGGTCCTGGTCGGCGGCCTGCTCGCGGTGCCCGTCCTGGTGGCCGTCGCGGCCGGGACGGCGGCCGTCCTGGCCGTGCGCGCGGCCCGGTCGGCGCCGCACCCCCGCCGCTCGGCGGTCGCGGGCGCCGTCGCCGCCGCGGGGCTGCCGGTGCCGGTGGTCGTCGGCGCCCGGTTCGCGCTGGAGCCCGGCCGAGGCCGTCAGGCGGTGCCCGTGCGGCCCGCGCTGCTGGGCGCCGTCACCGGCGTGGCCGGCGTGCTCGCGGCGTTCACGTTCTCCAGCGGCGTCGACGACGCGACCGGCGACCTGCGCACGTTCGGCCAGACCCACCAGCTGCTGGCCTATCTCGACGACGGCGAAGACGCGCCGCCGGCCTCCGACGTGCTGGCCGCGGCCGCCGCCGACCCCGACGTCGCCGCCGTCAACGACGCCCGCATCGGCGCCGCGGAGATCGGCGGGGTGTCGGCCGCGGTCTACGCCTACGCGCCGGTCGGCGACGGCGTGCCGGACGTCGTCGTGCTGGAGGGCCGGATGCCGGCGCGGGCGGACGAGATCGTGCTCGCCCCGGCGACGGCGGCGGCCGCCGGAGCGGGCGTCGGCGACCGCGTCGACCTGGCGGCGACCGGCGGCACCGGCAGCGCCACCGTCACCGGCATCGCGTACCTGCCCGACGGCTCGCACAACGACTACACGACCGGCTCCTGGGCCACCCGCGACGGCTACGACGCGCTGTTCGCCGGCGACGTCAAGTTCCACGAAGCGCACGTCGAGCTGCGTCCCGGCGCCGACGCCGCGGCCGTCGCGGCCCGGCTGGCCGAGACCACCGGCGTCGGGTTCGCCCCGCCGGAGCCGCCCACCCCGGTCGCGGAGATCCGGCAGATCCGGACGCTGCCCGTGGTGCTGGCCGGGTTCCTGGCCGTGCTGGCGCTCGGCGCGGTCGGGCACGCGCTGGCCACCGCCGTGCGCCGTCGCCGGCACGAGCTGGCCGTGCTGCGCGCCGTCGGGCTGACCCGGCGGCAGTCGCGCGCCGTCGTGACCACGCAGGCCAGCGTCCTGGCGCTGGCCGGGCTGCTGATCGGCGTCCCGCTGGGGGTCGCGCTCGGCCGCACCGTCTGGCGCTACGTCGCCGACACCACGCCGCTGCTGTACGTGCCGCCGGTGGCCGCGCTGGCACTGGCGCTGGTGCCGCCGGTCGCCCTGGTGGCGGCGAACCTGCTGGCCGCGTGGCCGTCGCAGCGGGCGGCGTCGTTGCGGGTGAGTTCCGTGCTGAGGGCCGAGTGA
- a CDS encoding sensor histidine kinase, with protein sequence MNGSVHARNRRDVALWAGWAALVAGAVALAVWALRTLIDVPGELLPWALLGLAAVPVAVTAAVVPRLRRRAGSVAGPTLVFCGLALMVLAVYLVVVIGLGGEVDDDGQGVLAFSMLAALTAVVLAEPVRARLHELASQWAGPPQRPASSALETFGSRMTRAVPMDELLLQLAETLRSTLGPAGAEVWTGEDAVLERAVSVPERGHARLTLAGPELAAVSRARVSGNAWAAMWLPSLLADGGEPGGAVPAASAPDLASFGGVPDLAPDGGASGTSAPGGGASGGGASGTSASGTSAPGTSASGGRTSGTSASGTSAPGVTSASSASAENAPTLSVPTPRVGPTRAGRVMPTSSANDRRSVRVASVTHLGRLLGLLVVVRTADDRPFSDDDDRVLADLARQVGLALHNVRLDSALQASLEELRRRNAELQASRARIVSAADASRRQIERNLHDGAQQRLVALAVKLGLARRLATGDAAALLEELRTDVQETLTELRELAHGIYPPLLREHGLGEALRNAAGRATIPVRVEADAVPRYAPEAEAAVYFCCLEALQNAGKHAGPDATVTVRVGAPADGGLEFEVADDGAGFDAAAAGESHGFVNMRDRLGAFGGELTVTSAPGAGTVVAGTLPVAALTPVRSHP encoded by the coding sequence GTGAACGGTTCGGTGCACGCGCGCAACCGGCGCGACGTCGCGCTGTGGGCCGGGTGGGCGGCGCTGGTGGCCGGCGCCGTCGCGCTCGCGGTGTGGGCGCTGCGGACGCTGATCGACGTGCCCGGCGAGCTGCTGCCGTGGGCGCTGCTCGGGCTGGCCGCGGTCCCCGTCGCCGTGACGGCGGCGGTCGTGCCCCGGCTGCGGCGCCGCGCCGGCTCCGTCGCCGGGCCGACGCTGGTGTTCTGCGGCCTGGCCCTGATGGTGCTCGCCGTCTACCTGGTGGTCGTGATCGGCCTCGGCGGCGAGGTCGACGACGACGGTCAGGGCGTGCTGGCCTTCTCGATGCTGGCCGCGCTGACGGCGGTCGTGCTGGCCGAACCGGTGCGGGCGCGGCTGCACGAGCTGGCCTCACAGTGGGCCGGTCCGCCGCAGCGCCCGGCATCGTCGGCGCTGGAGACGTTCGGCTCCCGCATGACCCGCGCCGTCCCGATGGACGAGCTGCTGCTGCAGCTGGCCGAGACCCTGCGCTCCACCCTCGGCCCGGCCGGCGCCGAGGTCTGGACCGGCGAGGACGCCGTCCTGGAACGCGCCGTCTCGGTGCCCGAGCGCGGTCACGCCCGGCTGACCCTCGCCGGCCCCGAACTGGCCGCCGTCAGCCGGGCCCGCGTGTCCGGCAATGCCTGGGCGGCGATGTGGCTGCCGTCGCTGCTGGCGGACGGCGGTGAGCCGGGCGGGGCGGTTCCCGCCGCGAGCGCGCCGGACCTCGCGTCGTTCGGAGGCGTGCCGGACCTCGCGCCGGACGGAGGCGCGTCGGGCACCAGTGCGCCGGGCGGAGGCGCGTCGGGCGGAGGAGCGTCGGGCACCAGCGCCTCGGGCACCAGTGCGCCGGGCACCAGCGCCTCGGGCGGACGCACGTCGGGCACCAGCGCGTCGGGCACCAGCGCGCCGGGCGTCACGTCCGCCAGCAGCGCGTCGGCCGAAAACGCGCCGACGTTGTCGGTGCCCACCCCTAGGGTGGGCCCCACCCGGGCCGGGCGGGTCATGCCTACCTCATCGGCGAACGATCGTCGATCGGTGCGCGTCGCGTCGGTCACGCACCTGGGCCGGCTGCTCGGGCTGCTCGTCGTCGTCCGCACGGCCGACGACCGTCCGTTCAGCGACGACGACGACCGCGTGCTGGCCGACCTCGCCCGGCAGGTCGGCCTGGCGCTGCACAACGTCCGCCTCGACTCCGCGCTCCAGGCGTCGCTGGAGGAGCTGCGCCGCCGCAACGCCGAGCTGCAGGCGTCCCGGGCCCGCATCGTGTCCGCGGCCGACGCGTCCCGGCGGCAGATCGAGCGCAACCTGCACGACGGCGCTCAGCAGCGGCTGGTCGCGTTGGCGGTGAAGCTGGGGCTGGCCCGGCGGCTGGCGACGGGCGACGCGGCGGCGCTGCTGGAGGAGCTGCGCACCGACGTCCAGGAGACGCTGACCGAGCTGCGCGAGCTGGCGCACGGCATCTACCCGCCGCTGCTGCGCGAACACGGACTCGGCGAGGCGCTGCGCAACGCCGCCGGGCGCGCCACGATCCCCGTCCGCGTCGAGGCCGACGCCGTCCCGCGCTATGCGCCGGAGGCCGAGGCCGCGGTGTACTTCTGCTGCCTGGAGGCGCTGCAGAACGCCGGCAAGCACGCCGGCCCCGACGCGACGGTGACGGTGCGCGTCGGCGCGCCCGCGGACGGCGGGCTGGAGTTCGAGGTGGCCGACGACGGCGCCGGCTTCGACGCCGCGGCCGCCGGCGAGAGCCACGGCTTCGTCAACATGCGCGACCGCCTCGGCGCGTTCGGCGGCGAGCTCACCGTCACCAGCGCGCCCGGCGCCGGCACCGTCGTCGCCGGTACGCTGCCCGTCGCCGCGCTGACGCCGGTACGCTCCCATCCGTGA
- a CDS encoding response regulator, translating into MTTGTRVRIVVADDALLVREGVQRVLGLYPDLEVVGVAGDLDGLLAAVDEHRPDVVVTDIRMPPTSSDEGIRVATRLRETAPETGVVVLSQYAAPAYALELLSGGSQRRAYLLKERVSEPDQLAAAVREVARGGSVVDPRVVEVLVAGNRPPGDPLAGLTRRELEVLEQIAQGKSNAGVAASLVLTERAVEKHINALFAKLGLTAEPDVHRRVSAVLLYLASLR; encoded by the coding sequence GTGACCACTGGCACCCGGGTCCGCATCGTCGTCGCCGACGACGCCCTGCTGGTGCGCGAGGGCGTCCAGCGGGTGCTGGGCCTGTACCCCGACCTCGAGGTCGTAGGCGTGGCCGGTGATCTCGACGGCCTGCTGGCGGCGGTCGACGAGCACCGGCCCGACGTCGTCGTCACGGACATCCGCATGCCGCCGACATCCAGCGACGAAGGCATCCGCGTCGCCACCCGGCTGCGCGAGACCGCGCCCGAGACCGGCGTCGTCGTGCTGTCGCAGTACGCGGCGCCCGCGTACGCGCTGGAGCTGCTCTCCGGCGGCTCGCAGCGGCGCGCCTACCTGCTCAAGGAACGGGTCAGCGAGCCCGACCAGCTGGCCGCGGCCGTCCGCGAGGTGGCCCGCGGCGGCAGCGTCGTCGACCCGCGCGTCGTCGAGGTGCTGGTGGCCGGCAACCGCCCGCCCGGCGACCCTCTCGCCGGGCTCACCAGGCGCGAGCTGGAGGTGCTCGAGCAGATCGCGCAGGGCAAGAGCAACGCCGGCGTCGCCGCCTCGCTGGTGCTCACCGAACGCGCTGTCGAGAAACACATCAACGCGCTGTTCGCGAAGCTCGGCCTCACCGCCGAGCCCGACGTCCACCGCCGGGTCAGCGCCGTCCTCCTGTACCTCGCCTCGCTGCGCTGA